One stretch of Molothrus aeneus isolate 106 chromosome 2, BPBGC_Maene_1.0, whole genome shotgun sequence DNA includes these proteins:
- the LOC136571529 gene encoding nuclear mitotic apparatus protein 1-like produces MIIELSWIYKTTALEGELQAAVTSHQEKVAELQVQLTQKEQAAEHYKGQMEKAKSHYDAKKQQNQELSEKLKAMEHLQEENTELQSKSERLAKELQESILQAKESEMSCKTLTSQIRSLEAQVQELSKFQEKTATVKGHEASFESVADQSTDSLNEAQQLSSPRKAASSQLEVSVVPSDSEESLLSQRLPQTKSSLESLYFTPILSERRSQLQSSANFPGDFSLDSGCKTRSARRRTTINITMTDARAP; encoded by the exons atgataatagaactctCATGGATATATAAGACAACAGCACTAGAAGGGGAGCTACAGGCAGCAGTCACAAGCCATCAGGAGAAGgtagcagagctgcaggtgcagctcACCCAGAAGGAGCAGGCAGCTGAGCACTACAAAGGGCAG ATGGAGAAGGCAAAAAGTCATTATGATGCCAAGAAGCAGCAGAACCAGGAGCTATCAGAGAAGCTGAAGGCCATGGAGCACTTGCAGGAAGAGAACACAGAGCTTCAGAGCAAATCAGAGAGGCTAGCCAAGGAGCTACAGGAGAGCATCCTGCAGGCCAAGGAGTCTGAGATGAGCTGCAAGACTCTTACCAGCCAGATTCGCAGCCTGGAAGCTCAG GTGCAGGAACTCAGCAAGTTCCAGGAGAAGACTGCCACAGTAAAGGGACATGAGGCTTCCTTTGAGAGTGTGGCTGACCAGAGCACTGATAGCCTCAAtgaggcacagcagctcagctcccccag GAAGGCTGCCAGCTCTCAGCTGGAAGTCTCAGTGGTGCCGTCAGACAGTGAAGAGTCACTGCTGTCTCAGCGGCTGCCCCAGACGAAGTCATCCCTGGAGAGTCTCTACTTTACTCCCATCCTCTCTGAGAGGCGgtcacagctccagagcagcgCCAACTTCCCGGGAGACTTCTCGCTCGACTCCGGCTGCAAGACCCGCTCTGCCCGGCGCCGCACCACCATCAACATCACCATGACAGAT GCCAGAGCACCATGA